The following are encoded together in the Thunnus albacares chromosome 7, fThuAlb1.1, whole genome shotgun sequence genome:
- the pnp6 gene encoding purine nucleoside phosphorylase 6, which translates to MEAASSSSSRCSYTYEEYKETADWLLAHTAQRPKVAIICGSGLGGLADLLDDKTAFPYKDIPRFPTSTVPGHIGQLVFGKLQGRECVCMQGRFHFYEGYNINTVTYPVRVFYLLGVETLIVTNAAGGLNGSYDVGDIMLIKDHINMPGFAGQNPLCGHNDDRFGVRFPCMSDAYERDLRALAKKTAEEQDCGSFLQEGVYCMLAGPTYETIAECKVLQTLGADAVGMSTVPEVVVARHCGLRVLGLSLITNKVVTDYDSSEKANHEEVLRTTQRRTQDLQRLVSNLITKI; encoded by the exons CTACACTTATGAAGAGTACAAGGAGACAGCAGACTGGCTGCTGGCCCACACAGCGCAGCGTCCTAAAGTGGCCATCATTTGTGGTTCAGGCCTGGGTGGGCTGGCTGATCTGCTGGATGACAAAACTGCGTTCCCTTATAAGGACATCCCACGTTTCCCGACTAGCACTG TGCCAGGCCATATTGGTCAGCTGGTGTTCGGAAAGCTGCAGGGTcgtgagtgtgtttgcatgcaggGACGATTCCACTTCTATGAGGGCTATAACATAAACACG GTGACATACCCAGTGCGAGTCTTCTACCTGCTGGGCGTGGAAACTCTGATTGTGACAAATGCAGCGGGGGGACTCAATGGCAGCTATGATGTGGGTGACATCATGCTCATTAAGGATCACATCAACATGCCAGGCTTTGCAGGGCAGAACCCGCTGTGTGGGCACAATGATGACAG GTTTGGAGTGCGTTTCCCTTGCATGTCGGATGCATATGAGCGTGATCTGAGGGCTCTGGCcaagaaaacagcagaggagCAGGACTGCGGTAGCTTCCTGCAGGAAGGGGTTTACTGCATGCTGGCTGGACCAACATACGAGACCATTGCAGAATGTAAAGTCCTGCAGACGCTGGGGGCTGATGCTGTGG GTATGAGCACAGTCCCAGAGGTGGTGGTGGCTCGTCACTGTGGCTTGCGTGTCTTGGGTCTGTCGCTCATTACCAACAAGGTCGTGACAGATTATGACAGCAGTGAGAAAGCAAACCATGAGGAGGTGCTGAGGACCACCCAACGCCGAACCCAGGACCTCCAGAGGCTTGTCAGCAACCTCATCACTAAGATCTAG